Proteins co-encoded in one Flavobacterium fluviale genomic window:
- a CDS encoding RrF2 family transcriptional regulator — protein MLSHKAKYALKALLYLAEQDENHISRTVEIADGANIPKKFLEQILLDLKRGRFVSSKQGKFGGYYLIKSKNDITLAEIHRLFDGAIALLPCASLNFYEPCSDCKTESECSLRHGLMLIRDKTLKAMEGITIASLVNK, from the coding sequence ATGTTATCACATAAAGCAAAATACGCCCTTAAGGCCTTACTTTATTTAGCAGAACAAGACGAAAATCACATTTCTAGAACGGTAGAAATAGCTGATGGCGCCAATATTCCTAAAAAGTTTTTAGAACAGATTTTATTAGATCTAAAACGTGGCCGTTTTGTGAGTAGTAAGCAGGGAAAATTTGGTGGATACTATCTGATTAAATCAAAAAATGATATTACTCTGGCAGAAATTCACCGATTATTTGACGGTGCAATAGCTCTCTTGCCATGTGCTTCTTTAAATTTTTACGAGCCTTGTTCTGATTGTAAAACCGAGTCTGAATGCAGTCTGCGCCACGGTTTAATGCTAATTCGAGACAAAACTTTGAAGGCTATGGAAGGTATCACAATCGCTTCATTAGTAAATAAATAA
- a CDS encoding TPM domain-containing protein yields the protein MKNSKNKISNSNRIFQFTLLFISFLTCNIIFAQFEIPEKPSFQTSVYDYANVLSSTEKEQLEKKLIRYSDSTTTQIVVITIESLKGEDVSQLATKWGQTWGIGGTKQDDNGVVILLAKNEKKIAINPGYGVEDRLTAGIGGTIIRNIIIPEFKAGSFYNGLDKGTDAIIDVFKGKFKGERKQTKGKDFPIFPFIVIVVIVLILLARNKRGGGGNSGNNGGGGPSLLDVIILSNLGRSGGGGFGGFGGGSSGGGFGGGGGFGGGFGGGGFSGGGSSGGW from the coding sequence ATGAAAAATTCCAAAAATAAAATCTCAAATTCCAATAGAATTTTTCAGTTTACTCTTTTATTTATATCGTTTTTAACCTGTAATATCATTTTCGCACAATTTGAAATTCCAGAAAAACCTAGTTTTCAAACTTCTGTTTACGATTACGCTAATGTTTTAAGTTCTACTGAAAAAGAACAATTAGAAAAAAAACTCATTCGCTATTCTGACTCCACTACAACGCAGATTGTAGTTATTACTATTGAAAGCCTTAAAGGTGAAGATGTGAGTCAGCTCGCAACAAAATGGGGACAGACTTGGGGAATTGGAGGAACAAAACAAGATGATAATGGTGTTGTGATTCTATTAGCTAAAAATGAAAAAAAGATAGCTATTAATCCAGGATACGGAGTCGAAGATCGTTTAACTGCTGGAATCGGTGGTACAATAATTCGAAATATTATAATCCCAGAATTTAAAGCTGGAAGTTTTTACAATGGCCTAGATAAAGGTACCGACGCAATTATTGATGTTTTTAAAGGAAAATTTAAAGGCGAACGCAAACAAACTAAAGGCAAAGATTTTCCAATTTTCCCTTTTATTGTTATTGTAGTCATTGTTCTAATTTTACTTGCCCGCAATAAAAGAGGCGGCGGAGGTAATTCTGGCAATAATGGCGGAGGCGGTCCCAGCCTGCTTGACGTGATTATTCTAAGTAATCTTGGAAGAAGCGGCGGCGGCGGATTTGGAGGTTTCGGCGGCGGATCATCTGGTGGTGGTTTCGGTGGCGGCGGAGGTTTCGGCGGTGGATTTGGAGGCGGAGGTTTCTCTGGTGGTGGTTCTAGCGGAGGCTGGTAA
- a CDS encoding MerR family transcriptional regulator, whose amino-acid sequence MHIELSKDKRYYSIGEVAKAFNVNASLIRFWDSEFDILKPKKNAKGNRMFTPEDVTNLQLIYHLVKERGFTLEGAKIHLKEGQKKTLDKFEIIRKLESIKTQLNDIKNEL is encoded by the coding sequence ATGCATATTGAACTTTCTAAAGATAAAAGATATTACAGTATTGGCGAAGTTGCCAAAGCTTTTAATGTCAATGCTTCTTTGATACGCTTTTGGGACAGCGAATTTGATATTTTAAAGCCTAAGAAAAATGCAAAGGGAAACAGAATGTTCACGCCGGAGGATGTTACCAATCTTCAGTTAATTTACCACTTGGTCAAAGAAAGAGGTTTTACGCTTGAAGGTGCCAAAATACATTTAAAAGAGGGACAGAAGAAAACATTAGATAAATTCGAAATAATACGTAAATTAGAGTCGATAAAAACACAATTGAACGACATCAAAAACGAATTGTAA
- a CDS encoding TPM domain-containing protein: protein MSKVEDFLTKEEEQEIVEAIRMAEKNTSGEIRVHIEKTTSKAHFDRALEVFHELRMDETRLQNGVLLYFAVDDKNFVICGDKGINDLVSADFWGCTKDVMTSHFKSGNFKQGIVDGILNAGEQLKKYFPSLADDSNELSNEISKG from the coding sequence ATGTCAAAAGTAGAAGATTTTTTAACCAAAGAAGAAGAACAAGAGATTGTTGAAGCTATTCGCATGGCCGAAAAAAATACTTCTGGCGAAATTAGGGTTCATATAGAAAAAACAACTTCTAAAGCTCATTTTGATAGAGCTTTAGAAGTTTTTCATGAATTGCGAATGGATGAAACAAGATTGCAGAATGGCGTCTTGCTTTATTTTGCAGTTGATGATAAAAATTTCGTGATTTGCGGTGATAAAGGAATTAACGATTTGGTTTCAGCTGATTTTTGGGGTTGTACCAAAGATGTCATGACTTCTCATTTTAAATCTGGAAATTTTAAACAGGGAATTGTCGATGGCATTTTAAACGCTGGAGAACAACTGAAAAAATATTTCCCTTCATTAGCAGACGACTCAAACGAATTATCTAACGAAATCTCAAAAGGATAA
- a CDS encoding GxxExxY protein: MTENEISAIVVDICYKMHVKLGPGLLESVYEAILYYELTKKGLVVERQKALPVFWDDLKLDIGFRTDLIVENKLILEIKSIEKITEVHAKQIMTYLKITQIKLGLLINFNVPLIKSGITRIVNNL; this comes from the coding sequence ATGACCGAAAATGAAATTTCAGCTATTGTAGTGGATATCTGTTATAAAATGCATGTAAAATTAGGACCAGGTTTGTTAGAATCGGTTTATGAAGCGATTTTATATTACGAGTTAACTAAAAAAGGATTAGTGGTAGAAAGACAAAAGGCTCTTCCTGTTTTTTGGGATGACTTAAAACTGGATATTGGTTTTCGAACCGATTTAATAGTTGAAAATAAATTGATTTTAGAAATTAAATCAATTGAAAAAATAACAGAAGTTCATGCGAAACAAATTATGACTTATTTAAAAATTACGCAAATCAAATTAGGTTTACTGATAAATTTTAATGTGCCTTTGATTAAATCTGGTATTACAAGGATTGTTAATAATCTTTAG
- a CDS encoding TonB-dependent receptor, whose amino-acid sequence MKTSIKNIFTLLFFLTFSISFAQNVEGVITTSENIPLEAVNVVIKGTTHSAVTDNSGKFIIDSQGRLPLTLLIQYVGYKTTEIELTAIPANPIQVSLREENELVEVVVSSRRRIEKVQDVPIAISVITGKQAEQTGAFNVNRIKELVPSVQLYSSNPRNTGINIRSLGSPFGLTNDGIDPGVGFYVDGVYYARPAATTLDFIDVEQIEVLRGPQGSLFGKNTTSGAFNITTRKPSFNSGADFEVSYGNYNFLQAKASLTGALGKKVAGRISFSGTQRDGLVDNVATGRPTNTLNNQGIRGQLLWTPTVNTNVIFAADITTQRPDGYAQVIAGVAPTQRAAYRQFDAIIADLNYQLPSQNAFDRKIDQDTPWRSNQDMGGFSLNVDTKIGGGTLTSTTAWRFWNWDPSNDRDFTGLQVLAKSQNPTRQTQITQEVRYAGQLTSKISGVVGVFFIDQTSQTDGTEESGNAQWRFAQSSTSALWRTPGLFEGYGIKTDANIRASSAAVFGQIDWAITDFLHVLPGLRYNFDKKDAHYARTTYGGLQTTDPALLALKRQVYSDQAFDSAIDNTDFSGNITVTLKASDRINAYGTFAKSYKPVGVNVAGLPTNSAGQPLLELAVIKPEKVYHYEVGVKTSPFKNSILNVALFKTDIKDFQTNVQAAELGVNRGYLANADEVQVQGVELDASFVINQHLTINGAATYTDGKYVKFTNAPLPLEETGAPVSFKDVSGSALPGASKWAGSLGGELSDNARFFGNAGKIFLAVDSYARSEFSSSPSASKYLVVAGYAIFNARLGFRAGQGLSVHFWGRNLLNKDYYEQLLPAGGNSGQYAGVLGDQRTYGVTLKYSL is encoded by the coding sequence ATGAAAACATCTATAAAAAATATCTTTACATTATTATTCTTTTTAACCTTTTCTATTTCATTTGCACAAAATGTTGAAGGTGTAATTACAACAAGTGAAAACATACCTTTAGAAGCAGTAAACGTAGTAATTAAAGGAACAACTCATAGTGCTGTTACAGACAACAGCGGTAAATTTATCATTGACTCGCAAGGCAGATTACCATTGACTCTTTTAATTCAGTATGTTGGATATAAAACAACTGAAATTGAATTAACTGCAATTCCTGCCAATCCAATTCAAGTTTCATTAAGAGAAGAAAATGAACTAGTTGAAGTTGTCGTTTCTTCAAGACGCCGTATCGAAAAAGTTCAAGATGTGCCCATTGCAATTTCTGTAATTACAGGAAAACAAGCAGAACAAACTGGAGCATTTAACGTGAATCGTATTAAAGAATTGGTTCCTTCTGTTCAGCTTTACTCTTCAAACCCAAGAAATACGGGTATCAATATTAGAAGTTTAGGTTCTCCATTTGGGTTAACAAATGATGGTATTGATCCAGGTGTTGGTTTCTACGTTGATGGTGTTTATTACGCGCGTCCGGCTGCTACAACACTTGATTTTATCGATGTAGAACAAATTGAAGTTTTACGTGGACCGCAGGGCTCATTATTCGGAAAAAACACAACTTCTGGAGCTTTTAATATTACAACTCGCAAACCAAGTTTTAATTCTGGCGCTGACTTTGAAGTAAGTTATGGAAATTATAATTTCTTGCAGGCTAAAGCTTCCCTTACAGGCGCTTTAGGTAAAAAAGTTGCTGGTAGAATATCTTTCTCTGGTACACAACGTGATGGATTAGTGGATAATGTGGCGACAGGAAGACCTACAAATACATTAAACAATCAGGGAATTAGAGGACAATTACTTTGGACTCCAACAGTGAATACCAATGTTATATTTGCTGCTGATATTACAACACAGCGTCCTGACGGATATGCACAAGTTATTGCTGGTGTAGCTCCTACACAAAGAGCTGCTTATCGTCAATTTGATGCTATTATTGCTGACTTAAATTATCAGCTGCCAAGCCAAAATGCATTTGATCGTAAAATTGACCAAGATACTCCTTGGCGTTCTAATCAAGATATGGGAGGTTTCTCTTTAAATGTTGATACAAAAATTGGAGGCGGAACTCTTACCTCAACAACTGCATGGCGTTTTTGGAATTGGGATCCTTCAAATGATAGAGACTTTACAGGATTACAAGTTTTGGCAAAATCTCAAAATCCGACAAGACAAACTCAAATTACACAAGAAGTTCGTTACGCAGGACAGTTAACATCTAAAATCAGCGGTGTTGTTGGAGTATTCTTTATTGATCAAACTTCTCAAACGGATGGTACTGAAGAATCTGGAAATGCGCAATGGAGATTTGCTCAAAGTTCAACTAGTGCTTTATGGAGAACTCCAGGTCTTTTTGAAGGATACGGAATTAAAACCGATGCAAATATTAGAGCTTCTAGTGCTGCAGTATTTGGTCAAATTGATTGGGCTATTACTGATTTTCTGCATGTTTTACCTGGTTTACGTTATAACTTTGATAAAAAAGATGCGCATTATGCCCGTACAACTTACGGAGGTTTACAAACAACAGATCCTGCTTTACTTGCTTTGAAAAGACAAGTATATTCTGATCAGGCATTTGATTCAGCTATTGACAATACAGATTTTTCTGGAAACATTACCGTTACTCTTAAAGCGTCTGATAGGATCAATGCTTATGGAACTTTCGCGAAAAGTTATAAACCTGTGGGTGTAAACGTAGCGGGGCTTCCAACCAATTCAGCTGGTCAGCCATTATTAGAACTTGCCGTTATTAAACCTGAAAAAGTATATCATTATGAAGTTGGTGTTAAAACCTCACCATTTAAAAATTCGATTTTAAATGTTGCATTGTTCAAAACAGATATTAAAGATTTCCAAACTAACGTTCAGGCAGCTGAATTAGGTGTTAACCGTGGTTATCTTGCGAATGCAGATGAAGTGCAAGTACAAGGTGTAGAACTAGATGCTAGTTTTGTTATAAATCAGCATTTAACAATTAATGGTGCTGCAACTTATACTGATGGAAAATATGTAAAATTTACAAATGCGCCTCTTCCATTAGAAGAAACTGGAGCTCCAGTATCATTTAAAGATGTTTCGGGATCTGCGCTTCCTGGTGCTTCAAAATGGGCGGGATCTTTAGGTGGAGAACTTTCAGACAACGCAAGATTCTTCGGAAATGCAGGAAAAATTTTCCTAGCTGTTGATTCTTATGCCCGTTCTGAGTTTTCTTCGAGTCCTTCAGCTTCAAAATATTTAGTTGTTGCGGGATATGCAATTTTCAATGCACGTCTAGGTTTCCGTGCGGGACAAGGCTTATCTGTTCACTTCTGGGGACGTAACCTTTTAAATAAAGACTACTATGAGCAATTATTGCCAGCTGGTGGTAACTCAGGCCAATATGCGGGAGTATTAGGTGATCAAAGAACTTACGGAGTTACGTTGAAGTACTCATTGTAA
- a CDS encoding M23 family metallopeptidase produces MAKVKYYYDSENLAYTKIKTRKRIKIGYALLFLLASALFGFLVFVLLINTPYFETPKDRLQAREIENLKLQYSILNKKLDEIDEAADALEERDNNIYRVYFNKAEIPDSIRKAGFRNPERYKALEGYNNSQLVTNTTKRVDKLSKQLAIQSQSLDEILKLAGAKENLLLAIPAIQPVQNENLKRVASGFGYRIDPFTKVRKMHNGMDFTANTGAPIFATGDGVVARADNTASGFGNHVVIRHGFGYESLYAHLSKYNCRPGQHVKRGDVIGYVGSTGRSEGPHCHYEVHKDGKVVNPLNFYYGNISAAEYVAISQMANQENQSLD; encoded by the coding sequence ATGGCGAAAGTAAAATATTATTACGACTCAGAAAATCTGGCTTATACGAAAATAAAAACCAGAAAAAGAATTAAAATCGGTTACGCATTACTGTTTTTATTGGCTTCGGCGCTGTTTGGCTTTTTAGTTTTTGTTCTTTTAATTAATACTCCCTATTTTGAAACTCCAAAAGATCGTTTACAGGCACGTGAAATTGAAAATTTAAAATTACAGTATTCGATTTTGAATAAAAAACTGGACGAAATTGATGAAGCTGCAGATGCTTTGGAAGAACGAGACAATAATATTTACAGAGTTTATTTTAATAAAGCTGAAATTCCAGATTCTATAAGAAAAGCAGGTTTTAGAAATCCTGAAAGATACAAAGCTTTAGAAGGTTATAATAATTCGCAATTGGTTACAAACACTACTAAAAGAGTAGATAAACTTTCAAAACAATTGGCAATTCAATCTCAATCATTAGATGAAATATTGAAATTAGCCGGCGCAAAAGAAAATTTATTATTAGCGATTCCAGCGATTCAGCCGGTTCAAAATGAAAATTTAAAACGTGTTGCTTCTGGTTTTGGATATAGAATTGATCCTTTCACGAAAGTGCGAAAAATGCACAACGGAATGGATTTCACTGCCAACACAGGAGCTCCAATTTTTGCAACTGGCGACGGCGTTGTGGCAAGAGCTGACAACACAGCGTCTGGCTTTGGAAACCATGTTGTAATCAGGCACGGTTTTGGATATGAGAGTTTGTATGCGCATTTAAGCAAATACAACTGCAGACCCGGACAACATGTCAAACGAGGCGATGTTATTGGTTATGTTGGAAGTACAGGAAGATCTGAAGGGCCTCATTGTCATTACGAGGTTCATAAAGATGGAAAAGTGGTGAATCCATTAAATTTTTACTACGGAAATATTTCTGCGGCAGAATATGTGGCAATTTCGCAAATGGCAAACCAAGAAAATCAATCATTAGATTAA
- a CDS encoding LemA family protein, with the protein MKKWLIPVGIIIALIAIIAFWSIGIKNTALQHSQAVNKEWGNVQTAYQRRNDLIGNLVNTVKGAADFEKGTLTAVIEARAKATSVTIDPSNVTPEQLKEFNQAQSGVSSSLSRLLVSVEQYPTLKANENFLKLQDELASTENQILTARTRFNEAVQVYNGYVLKIPNNWFLSEYKEKPYFEASTGADKPVEVKF; encoded by the coding sequence ATGAAAAAGTGGTTAATCCCTGTAGGAATTATTATAGCACTTATTGCTATTATCGCATTTTGGTCGATTGGTATTAAAAATACTGCTTTACAACACAGTCAAGCCGTAAATAAAGAATGGGGAAATGTTCAAACGGCTTACCAAAGACGTAATGATCTTATCGGGAACTTAGTAAACACTGTAAAAGGTGCCGCTGATTTTGAAAAAGGAACTTTAACAGCTGTAATCGAAGCTCGTGCAAAAGCTACTTCGGTAACAATTGATCCAAGTAATGTAACTCCAGAGCAATTAAAAGAATTTAATCAAGCTCAAAGCGGGGTAAGTTCATCATTATCAAGATTATTGGTTTCTGTTGAGCAATATCCAACTTTAAAAGCAAACGAAAATTTCTTAAAATTGCAAGACGAATTAGCAAGTACTGAAAACCAGATTTTAACGGCTAGAACTCGTTTTAATGAAGCTGTACAAGTTTATAACGGTTATGTTTTGAAAATTCCAAACAACTGGTTCTTGAGCGAATACAAAGAAAAACCTTATTTCGAAGCTTCTACTGGAGCAGACAAACCTGTTGAAGTAAAGTTCTAA
- the alaS gene encoding alanine--tRNA ligase, translating into MKSQDVRKQFLDFFKSNGHLIVPSAPIVLKDDPTLMFNNSGMAQFKEFFLGNGTPKSKRIADTQKCLRVSGKHNDLEDVGFDTYHHTMFEMLGNWSFGDYFKKEAINWAWQLLTEVYKIPKENLYVSVFEGSKEDNVPFDQEAWDIWKTLIDEDRIILGNKKDNFWEMGDQGPCGPCSEIHVDLRPEAEKALKPGKEEVNNDHPQVVEIWNNVFMEFNRKADGSLEKLPAQHVDTGMGFERLCMALQGKTSNYDTDVFTPLIEKVEQITGLKYTSDEVKDISEEQNKTNIAIRVVVDHVRAVAFAIADGQLPSNTGAGYVIRRILRRAIRYGFTFLGTKEPFINKLVEVLANQMGEFFPEIKSQQQLVTNVIREEEASFLRTLDQGLQLLENVVAETTGKEVSGAKVFELYDTFGFPKDLTALILKEKGFSYKEEEFEVELQKQKTRSRAASEVSTEDWKVLIPGNVETFVGYDKTENEVKITRIRKVDSKKDGVLYQIVLDNTPFYPEGGGQVGDKGTLVSANETIEIIDTKKENNLILHFAKQLPENVEAGFVAKVNTELRTSTSKNHSATHLMHLALRSILGTHVEQKGSLVNPNYLRFDFSHFSKVSDEELRQVEASVNAQIEAQLQLVEHRNIPIKEALDKGAMALFGEKYGDNVRMIEFGESKELCGGIHVKNTAEIWHFKIISEGAVAAGIRRIEAITGDAVKDFYQNQENTLSEIKETLKNPQDILKSVASLQDDNAKLKKQVEQLLKEKVGALKSELEKDFQEVNGVNFLAKQVDLSMASTKDLASALGSSKPDSFVFLASVEDGLPNIHCYIAKELVAAKSLNANAVIKELGKYIEGNGGGQPFFASGKGKNANGIAEALAHAIEFVK; encoded by the coding sequence ATGAAATCACAAGACGTACGTAAACAATTTTTAGACTTTTTTAAAAGCAATGGACACCTAATTGTTCCATCGGCTCCTATCGTTCTTAAAGATGATCCAACCTTAATGTTCAATAACTCGGGAATGGCCCAGTTTAAAGAATTTTTCTTAGGGAATGGAACTCCAAAAAGTAAAAGAATAGCCGATACGCAAAAATGTCTTCGTGTGTCAGGAAAACATAATGATTTGGAAGATGTAGGTTTTGATACGTATCACCATACTATGTTTGAGATGCTTGGAAACTGGTCTTTTGGGGACTATTTCAAAAAAGAAGCAATCAACTGGGCGTGGCAGCTTTTGACAGAAGTTTATAAAATTCCTAAAGAAAATCTTTATGTTTCTGTTTTTGAAGGAAGTAAAGAAGACAATGTTCCTTTTGATCAAGAAGCTTGGGATATTTGGAAAACATTAATTGACGAGGACAGAATTATCCTTGGAAATAAAAAAGATAATTTCTGGGAAATGGGAGATCAAGGACCATGCGGACCTTGTTCTGAAATTCACGTTGATTTACGTCCAGAAGCAGAAAAAGCTTTGAAACCAGGAAAAGAAGAAGTAAACAATGATCACCCGCAAGTAGTTGAAATCTGGAATAACGTATTCATGGAATTCAACCGTAAAGCTGACGGATCTTTAGAAAAACTTCCTGCACAGCACGTTGATACCGGAATGGGATTTGAGCGTTTATGTATGGCATTACAAGGTAAAACATCAAATTATGATACGGATGTTTTTACACCGCTTATCGAAAAAGTAGAACAGATTACAGGTTTAAAATATACATCTGACGAGGTAAAAGATATCTCAGAAGAACAAAATAAAACAAACATTGCGATTCGTGTTGTAGTAGATCACGTTCGTGCGGTTGCTTTTGCAATTGCTGATGGACAATTGCCGTCAAACACAGGAGCTGGTTATGTAATTCGTAGAATTTTGCGTCGTGCTATTCGTTACGGATTTACATTTTTAGGTACAAAAGAACCTTTTATCAATAAATTGGTAGAAGTTCTGGCAAACCAAATGGGAGAATTTTTCCCGGAAATCAAATCACAGCAGCAATTGGTTACGAATGTAATTCGCGAAGAAGAAGCTTCTTTTTTAAGAACTCTTGATCAAGGATTACAATTGTTAGAAAATGTAGTAGCAGAAACTACAGGAAAAGAAGTTTCTGGGGCTAAGGTTTTTGAATTGTATGATACGTTTGGTTTTCCAAAAGATTTGACAGCTCTTATTCTAAAAGAAAAAGGTTTCTCATATAAAGAAGAAGAATTTGAAGTTGAATTACAAAAACAAAAAACACGTTCTCGTGCTGCTTCTGAGGTTTCTACAGAAGACTGGAAGGTTTTAATTCCTGGAAATGTAGAAACATTTGTGGGTTATGATAAAACAGAAAACGAAGTAAAGATCACAAGAATTCGTAAAGTTGATTCTAAAAAAGATGGTGTTTTGTACCAAATCGTTTTAGACAATACGCCATTTTATCCAGAAGGAGGAGGGCAGGTTGGTGATAAAGGAACTTTGGTTTCTGCAAATGAAACGATCGAAATCATCGATACTAAAAAAGAGAATAACCTGATTTTGCATTTTGCAAAACAGCTTCCAGAAAATGTAGAAGCAGGTTTTGTGGCAAAAGTAAATACTGAGTTAAGAACATCAACATCTAAAAATCACTCGGCTACGCACTTAATGCATTTGGCTTTGAGAAGTATTTTAGGAACGCACGTAGAGCAAAAAGGATCGTTGGTAAATCCAAATTATCTGCGTTTTGACTTTTCGCATTTCAGCAAAGTTTCAGATGAAGAATTACGTCAGGTTGAAGCAAGTGTAAATGCGCAAATTGAAGCACAATTGCAATTGGTAGAACACAGAAACATTCCGATTAAAGAAGCATTAGATAAAGGTGCAATGGCTTTATTTGGTGAGAAATACGGCGATAATGTTCGTATGATTGAGTTTGGTGAAAGTAAAGAGCTTTGTGGTGGAATTCACGTGAAAAATACTGCCGAAATCTGGCATTTCAAAATCATTTCTGAAGGTGCTGTTGCGGCTGGAATTCGTCGTATTGAAGCGATTACAGGTGATGCAGTAAAAGACTTCTATCAAAATCAAGAAAATACGTTATCTGAAATAAAAGAAACATTAAAAAATCCGCAGGATATTTTAAAATCAGTTGCTTCTTTACAAGATGATAATGCGAAATTGAAAAAACAAGTTGAGCAGTTATTAAAAGAAAAAGTAGGAGCATTAAAATCTGAATTAGAGAAAGATTTCCAAGAAGTAAACGGAGTTAATTTCCTAGCTAAACAAGTTGATTTAAGCATGGCGTCGACTAAAGATTTAGCTTCAGCATTAGGAAGTTCAAAACCAGATTCATTCGTATTTTTAGCTTCTGTTGAAGATGGATTGCCAAATATACATTGTTATATCGCTAAAGAATTGGTTGCAGCTAAAAGCTTAAATGCAAACGCAGTAATCAAAGAATTAGGTAAATATATTGAAGGAAACGGAGGAGGACAGCCTTTCTTCGCTTCTGGAAAAGGTAAAAATGCAAACGGAATTGCGGAGGCTTTGGCTCACGCAATTGAGTTTGTGAAGTAA